The Brachyspira hyodysenteriae ATCC 27164 sequence ATCAAAAAGAGGTAAATCACTTATAGAATCACTATAAGCTATATTTTTATCGCTATGATGAGGAAAAAAATGTTCAGTAAATAATCTGTATCTTTTAGCCTTGCCATAACAATTCTTTCCATACATATATCCTGTGTATTTTCCTCTGAAAGTCCATAATTCAGTGCCCATACATCTGTCAAAACCTAAATTCTCTGCTATATATTTTGCATAAATCTCAAAACTAGCAGTTACTAAAATCAATGTATAGCCTTGATTTTTTAATTTCTTTATTTCATCTAAGGCATCTTTATAATATAATTTAGGAACAATTTCATCAGCAAATTCTTTACCTATTTTATCACCGAATTCTATATCTATATTTTTGAATATATGCGCTATTTGGTATTTTATGCTTTGATTATCTATTATTTTTAAACAAAACAATAAAAAATAAGGTATCAAGGCTATATAATGCATTATACTTGAAGGATTCTTTTTTAAATAGAACATCATAAATGGAAATATGGAATCTTTATTTAATATAGTTTTATCCAAATCGAAATATGCAACTCTCATCATAAAATGTATTCTACTACAAAAAAATCATTTGTCAAAGGAATTTTAAGATTTTAACTTATAATTAACAAAAAAATTATGTAAACTAAAAAATCGCTTGACTATAAATAAAAAATTTAATATTATATATTAGATTTAATATTAATTAATAATAATTGTAAATAACTTTTATAGATATATAATTTAGGAGATAATATGCTAAGAGAATTAGTTATATACGGAGATGAAAGATTACAGAAAGTATCTGAAAAGATAGAAAAGATAGATGATGAAATACTTACTTTAATAGATGATATGTTTGAAACTATGTATAAAGAGAGAGGAGTAGGACTTGCTGCTGTTCAGATAGGAGTATTAAAGAGACTCGTAGTTATATCTGTTCCTGATTTTGATGATGAAGAAAAACCTGATTTCAAATTAGCCTTAATAAATCCAGAGATAATATGGCATAATGATGAAACTGAAAGTTTAGAAGAAGGATGTCTTTCTTTCCCTGAAATAAGAGATGATGTTGCCAGATATACTCAAATTAAAGTAAAATATTTAGACAGAGACGGTAATGAACAGATACTTGAAGCTGAAAATTATATAGCTAAAGTGCTTCAGCATGAAATAGATCATACAAATGGAATATCTTTTATAGACAGATTGGAATCATATCAGAAAAGAAGATTAAAAAGAGAATTGAAAGAACTTAGAAACAATACCGTTAGAGGCATAAAAAAAGTTAATAACAGAGAAATGTTAAAAAATAGCTGATTAATTATGATAAAAAATATAATATTCGATTTAGACGGAACTTTAGCTGATTCTATATCAGACATATATAATTGTGTAAATACTTCATTAAAACATTTCAATTTACAAGCTATATCCATTGAAGATACTCATAAATTCGTTGGAAATGGAGCAAAACTTCTTATAAAAAAAGCTGTTAATAAATATAGTAATAATGAAGAAATTGAAGAAGAAGTATATAAATTCTATATAAAATACTATGAAGAACATTGTGTAGACAACACTAAAGCTTATGACGGAGTTTATGAAACTTTAGAACTATTATATAATAACAATATAAATATGTTTGTAATAAGTAATAAACCTAACAAAATGGCTATAAAAACAGTAGAAAAATTAAATATAACAAAATATTTTAAAGCAGTTATAGGAGATGGTGTTTATCCATACAGGAAGCCTGATGTTAATATATGGCATAGCTTAAAAAAAGATTATGGTTTAATAGAAGATGAAACTATTATGGTTGGAGACGGAATACCTGATTATGAATTTGCATGCAATTCAAGTATAAAATGTTTGTTAGTTCTATATGGAATAACTGATAAAAACATTTTGTTAGAATTAAATAACAATTATTATTTAAATTCATTCAATGAGATTGCCGATTATATAACTAAGAAAAAATTTTAATTAAAAAAAATTATATACTTGACAATACTATAAAATATTTGTATATTAGAATAAATTATTTATTAGTAATAAACAAGTATTAATTTAACAGTAACAATATGAAAAATAACAAATTTAAGTACACCAAAATACGTAATAACAATAATATTATCTCTTATATGGAAGATATATTATTCAAAATCAAGTCTAAATTTATAAAATCAAATAATATTCAAAGAATAAGAACAACTTATGTTCATTCTACAAGATATACAGGAAATGATAAAAAAAATAATATATTCTTAACAATAATTAAAAAGTTTTCATTAGCTGTAGTGTCATTATCACTATTTATGATTTTAGCTAATTTTTTAATAATAAATATGCGTCATACTTCCAAAGAAGTGGTTGTAGAAGATAAAATGCTTGCTAATAATGCATATTCTAAAATATTAGATGAAATATCTCCTGAGCAAGTAAGTTATAATACTTCAAGCATATCTGAAGTACCTACAGTAACATCAGCAGTAACTTTAGAAAATGCCACAGATATATTTTATAATTCTATAACTTCTGATAATACTTTAGTAGGAGACGGTACTATAGGTATGAAATATGATGAATATATTATAGAAGAAGGAGATAATCTTACTACAATATCAAGGAAAATAGGTGCTAACTTAGATACTTTGGTTAGTGTTAATAAAATCACTAATGCTAATAGATTAAGACCAGGACAAAAAATTGTAATACCAAATCGTAACGGATTATTATATACAATAAAAAAAGATGAATCTATAGAAGAAATAGCTGAAAGATATGATGTATCATTAAACAGAGTTCTTTCTTTCAATAAAATAAGTGATCCTAATGATATTGAAGTTGGAGATGATATATTCTTACCAGGAGCTAAATATACTTTAGATGAAAGAATAGATAAATTTGGACAGATGTTCAGTATTCCTACAACTATAACTAGAATAAGCAGTGTATTCGGATACAGAGTACACCCTATAACAGGTGTTAGAACTAAACATATGGGGGTTGATATACCTGGAAGACTTAATACTCCTGTATATGCTGCTAGAAAAGGAAAAGTAATATTTGCAGGATACAGCGGCGGTTATGGTAATTTAGTAATAGTTCGTCATGATAAAGGTTATACTACATATTACGGACACCTTAATTCTATAACTACAAGAGCAGGTGCTACTGTAGGTGTTGGTGTAATGATAGGAAGAATGGGAAGCACAGGAAGATCTACAGGAAGCCATTTACATTTTGAAGTTAGAAGAAATGGTGTGGCATTAAATCCTGCTGATTTTATACCTATAAAGAAATTCTTAAGAGGAAGAAGATAATAAATATTTAATAGTTAATAAAATTAAGGGATTCTTATATGAGAGTCCCTTATTTTTATATTTTATAAATATTAGTATTTGAAATAAATTTTTATTTTTGTATAATGTTTTGCTATGAATGATATTATTAAAGTAATAAATATATTAAATGATATACCAGAACCTTTTTCTGTAGATGGAATAATAAAAACTTTTGAAGCAAGCTCTAAAGATTTTATAAAAAGTTTTGCTGTTTATTTTTATAAGGAAGGCAGTGAAGAAGCCAGATTATGGTATACATCTAAAAATAAATTAGTTATTAATGATAAAAAAAATAATAGAGAATATACTTTATTTGCCAGAGGTAATAAATTTGGTTATATAATAGTTAATGCAGATAAAAATAAAGATGAAATGGAAGTACTTATAAATTATCTGTCAATAATATTATATAGTGAAAAGCTCTCATTTTTGGCAAATAGAGACAAACTTACAGGTTTATACAATCGCGGATATATAATAAAATATTTGCAGGAAAAAGAAACTACAAATGAAATATATTCTATAGTAATAGTAGATTTAGATAAATTCAAACATTATAATGATACTTACGGACATAATATAGGAGATCATGTATTAAAATTAATTTCAAAGGTAATGAAAGATTCTTTAAAAAATATAAAATATAAATCTGTATTGGCAAGATATGGAGGAGAAGAATTTATTATAGTAATTGATATTAATAATAAAAATGATCTTTTTAATGCTATGGAAGAAATAAGAAACTCAATAATAGAAACTGATTTATCTACAGAAGAATATTCTCTAAAAGCAACAGCATCTTTAGGAGGTGCTATAAAAGAGGAAAATACAACTTTAAGAACTTTTATAAATAAAGCAGATCAATCATTATATAATGCTAAAGAAACAGGAAGAAATAAATCCGTTATATTAGATTTTTAAATTAATTTTTATTGTAAACTAGAAATAATAGTCACTTTTATTTAGCTTTATTAAATTAAAGCTAAATAAAAGTGGGAGATTATTTATGAAAAATACTATATAATATAACCATTCATAGAAACTATAGTAAAAAATAAATATAAAAAATTAAACATCTCTAAGGAGCACTATATCTTTATATTTAATAGTTGTATTTCCTCTAGGTATAACAGTTCCGCCTTCCCTCTTTATCATAACTATTAAATTATTTTTAGGCAAATTTAAATCTTTTAATTGCTTATCTTTCCAAGGATGACGATTATTAATATGTATCTCTCTAAGACTAATATCATAATATTTAGTTTTTTTAGCATTAAGTATAACAACATCCCCCTGCTCTATTACAGTTTTACCATGAGGAATAATAGTACTATCTCCCCTTTCTACTGTTACTATAATAGATTCTTCAGGAAGTTCTATTTCCATAATAGGTCTTCCCACCCAATGATGTGTAGGAGGTATTTTTACCTGTATAAGCTCCATATCTGAATCATCAACATAGTCGTTGAAAGTTTTAAGTACATCTTCATCAGAGTCTACCAAATCAAGCTTTTTAGCTATTATAGGAAGCAATGTACCCTGAAGCAATACAGATATTATAGCTAGGAAAAATACCACATGAAATATATCATAACTTATAGAATTATTATTAACTATTACAAATATAGCAAATACTATTGAAGCTGCTCCTCTAAGTCCTGCTGCCATAACAAGAATCTGTTTTTTAAATGATATTTTAAATGGTGTTAATATGGCAAATACAGCTATAGGTCTTGCTGCTAATGTTACAAATAATGCCACATAAATAGAAGTTGGTGCTACACTTAATATTCTTGAAGGAAAAGATAAAAGTCCAAGTAAGAAAAACAGAACCATTTGCATAAGCCCAGTGACACCGTCAAAGAAATGAACTAAAGCAACTTTATTTTTAATCTTTGTATTTCCCAAAACTATACCAACTACATAAACAGTTAAATATCCGTTTCCTCCTATAACAGAAGAAAGAGAATATGAAAGCAATGCCACAGCAAGTACAAATATAGTATCAAGTCCATTAATAGGAAATCTGAACCTTTTTAACATATTATAAGCCATAAAAGATACAGCTGCTGCAACTGCCAAAGCAAAAACTATTTGAGAAAAAACCATATAGGCAATAGCTAAAGGAGATGTAAGAGTCTTTCCTATAAGCCCTAAAAATATAACTGTAAGCATATAAGACATGGGGTCATTACTTCCGCTTTCAAGCTCAAGCAATGAAGCAAGTCCGTCTTTAAGGTTTAAACTCCTAGAACGAAGTATTGAGAACACTGAAGCAGCATCAGTTGATCCTACAACAGAACCTATTAAAAAACTTTCAAAAAAATTTAATTTAAGCAAATAATGGCATAATAATCCTGTAATCATAGATGTTATAAAAGTACCTACAAATGAAAGAAGAAATGCCTGCTTTGCTACAGGTTTTGCAGCTTTCCAATTAGTGCCGAATCCTCCGTAAAACATAATGAATATCAATGTTATAGTACATAGTTCTTCAGCAATTTTATAATCATTAAACTCTATTTTTAAAATACCATCTGTACCAAAAACCATTCCCAAAACTAAAAAGAGTAAAAGAGATGGTACACCTACTTTAACCGAAATTTTGCTTACTATTATGCATAGTATAATTATTATAGAAGATAACAATATAGATGAATTCATAAAAACCTATTATTAAAAAATATATTTATATAAAGTATATAAATATATATGGTTTTTAAAAAAATACAAATATTATTTTTTAATTAGTAATAAAAATATAATTGAATATATTATTTCAATTTTATTTACAAAAAACTAATTGATTTACAATTGATTTTTTGTTTGTTATAATTTATCATTCCATAAAAAATAACAATACATATATAGAGTACTATATGAAAAATATTATTTCTATAATTGCAGCATTTATTTTAATGACTGCTGTAATTTCATGCGGAGGCGATAACAGCGGTAACAAAGAAACAAGTCAATCAGAAAAAAATGCTCAAACTAATCAAACATCACAATCTCAAAATATTCAAACTAATACTTCACAAACAAATAATCAAAAAGAATTCTTTGATATGAAATATGTTTATAAAGGCATTAGAGTAGATAAAGCTAAATTTGATGAATATCTTAAAAATGAAAGAGAAAATGATGAATATGCAAAAAGGAATTTTGATTTTCTTAATAGTAAATTTGCAAATGATGATGAAAGAAAAAAATATTCTATAGAGTATATATCAAATGTTAATTATGAACCTTTTGTAATACCATTATATAGCTATGATAGATATAATGAAGACTTGACAGAATATTATGTATCTGAATATTTATATGTTGATCAAAATTTAGCATTAAAAAAAGCAAGAGAGGAATTATTAAAATTAAATAAAAAAGATGCTGATGTTTATTTAGCTTTGTTCTTATCACATTTTGCTATAGATTCGCTTTACTATTTTGAAGAAGAAAAAAAGTATTTAACAGAATGGAAAAAGGCAGGCGGAACTAATATAGCTATGATAATAACAAGTTATGATGATGATAATGCTTACAGCAATAAAATGAAATTAGTTGATTATATAATAGAAGCCCCTAGTTCTTTAAGGGCAGAGAAATTAGTTATTGATGCCTATAATAATGGTTTTTATAAATATATTGTAAAAAATGAAGGCTATATAGATGTATTTAATGAAAATAATTATTCTTTAACTTCAATTGTATATGATGGTACAGCAAATATAGCTTCATTAATGATAGTACCAGAAATAGTTAATACAAATATAATAAACAAATATATAAGAACTTATATAAAAAATAGGTTAACAGATGATAATATAAATGAGTATTTAGCATATTATGATCTTGATACCTATGATGCCTATAATGGATGGAACGATCTTAATTTACTTGAGTTTAAGAAAAATACATTTTTAATTGAAAGCACTATGAACGGACCAGTAAATATACATTATTATAATCCTGAGTTCATAAAAGATAATTTATATGCTTCATTTGAAGAGATAAAAAATTATAATTTCAGACTTGGCAATATAAATAATATAGAATCTGCCAAAATTAATTTAATTTCTACAAATGATTTGAAAGATTATACCAAAGACTCTAAATTTATAAGTTTTGGTAAATTTAATGAAGAAGAATATTCAGATTATGTAAGAGAAGCAATGTATTCGCGTTGGTCTTTGTATTCTCCATCTTTCTTCTTATGTGATATCAATAATGACGGAAAAGAAGAATTAATGGTTTCAAGCGAGTATCACTATACAGGAGGAAGAGGCGGTGTAGTACATTATACTTTACTTTTGAAAGATAATTTGGAAGTAGATTTTGATTCAGAAATGGGAAAGCTCATCAATAATAATGATTTTCAAAATTTAGAATGTATTCAAAAAATATATACTGAATACGGTAAAAATAAAATGTTTTTATTAAATGAAACTGCTAATGAGGCTTTGGATATATTCGTTGATAATAATGAAATAAAGAATGCTGAACATTTTAATTATATTACATATAGTTATCATCCTAAATTGGAATGGAAAGGAAGTATACTTGATGGAGTACCTGAAGGAGCTTTAAAAACTGATGCAAGTTTTGATATGTCTAAAGCAGAAAATGCATCAGATAAAGCAATAGTGTCAGACAGAACTTTGAGAATGGCTGATAAACTTATAAGCGATACATATTTTGCTAAAAAAGCTACTTTGGATAAACAAGGTCAGGAAGAATTATTGGAGCAAAGAAGATCAGAAATAAAAGCTATTCAGGAAGCAAAAGGAGATATTAAAGCAATAGAAGCTGATATGCTTAAAAATATACAATAATTTTAATAGTTTTAATAAAAGGCAAGCATTATATGTATGCACTTTTTTTATTGTAAAAATATCCAAATTTAATAAACTTTACTTTTATAATTATTTTTTGTATAATAATATTATGAAAGATTTAGATAAATTAAAACAAATATTAAATGAACCTGTTACAATCGAAAATTTAAATAGAATTAATGATTATTTTGTACGCTATTTATTTTCACATACGGGTAATGAAAATATAGCTTTAAATTTTATTAATGCTGTATTTAAAGATTTAAATTTTGAAACTTTTCAAAAAATAGAAATACTTAATCCATTTAACATAGCAGAAAATTATGATGAAAAAGAATCTATAGTTGATATAAAAGCTACTACAGAATCAGGAATAACGGTTTTAATAGAAATACAATCCAGAGGCAATGAAGATTTTATAAAAAGAGCTTTATATTATTGGGCTTATAATTATAGTTCTAGTTTAAATAGAGGTTCTTTTTATGATGAATTAAAGCCAACTGTAAGTATAAATATTACAAACTTTATACTAACAGATGAAGATAAAGTACATAGCTGCTATATATTAAAAGAATTAAATAATAATAAAATCTTAACAGATCATTGTCAGTTACATTTTGTAGAATTACCTAAATCCAATTTAAAAAATATTTCTGAAATAGAAAGTTTAGATAATACACATAAAGAATTCATTTCTTGGGTTAAGTTTTTTAAGGGGGAAGATATGTCTATTTTAATGAAAGAAAATACTATATTTGAAGAAGTAGAAAGGAAATGCCGTACTTTTGTTAATGATAGTCCTGTAATGGATAAATATAAAAAACGAGAAGTAGATACATATTTCTTGAATAAGAGTATGGAGTTAGATATAAGGAAGGCTAAAGAAGAAGGTATTAAAGAAGGTATTAAAGAAGGTATTAAAGAAAATCAAATATCTATGGCAAAAAATATGAAGAAAGACAAAGTAGATTTTAATATTATTTCTAAATATACAGGATTGAGTATAGAAGAAATAAAAAAATTATGAGCATATAACAAATTCACAGAAGTCGGACAGAGTCATTTGTTATATATTTTACCGAAGGTACATATAGTGAGCAAATAATTTTTGATGAATAGATTAAAGAAATAGAAAAATTATAATAAATATAAAAGTTATAATAAAAAAGTGCATGCATTATATACGTATGCACTTTTTTTATTGCGAAAATATTTTATAATTGAAATTTTAATTATTTTAATTTATTATAAAAAATAACAATACATGCAGAGGGTAAAAACATGAAAAATATTATTTCCATTATCTCTATTTTTGTTTTAATGGTTTCAATAATTTCCTGCGGAGGCGGAAACAAAGAGACAGAACAAACAGAAAATACTCAAACTAATCAAACAGAAACTAATAAAGTATATGTCAATCCAACAAGTACAAATGAAAATCATAATACAGATATTGATATTAACTTTGATACAACTAAATATACCAATGAATATATTCAAGGTACAGAAATGGATCCTATGCCTACAGGATATAAAAAAATAGATGAAATACTCAATGAACATAAATATAAAGCACCAATATACGAAATATCAGAATTATTAGCAGAGGAAGGACTAGAAGGAAAAATTACTGAAATGACAAATTTTGGTGATAAATATATATTTAAAGATTCTACTCCTTTGTTTTTAGCAGTACAATTCGGATATAATGATTTAGCAAAAGAGCTTATAAAAGAAGGTGCTGATGTTAATGCCAGAGTAGATAATATGGAAACAGAAGGCGGTATTGATATGCTTTACTATGCTGTTATAAATAATAATCCTGAAATGACTAAAATCTTAATTGATAAAGGACTTGATAAAAACAGAGATTATGGTTATGAATATTCTACTTATTTGACAGATATTGCTATTGGCAACAACAATCTTGATATACTTAAACTTCTTGTAAAAAG is a genomic window containing:
- a CDS encoding lysozyme inhibitor LprI family protein, producing the protein MKNIISIIAAFILMTAVISCGGDNSGNKETSQSEKNAQTNQTSQSQNIQTNTSQTNNQKEFFDMKYVYKGIRVDKAKFDEYLKNERENDEYAKRNFDFLNSKFANDDERKKYSIEYISNVNYEPFVIPLYSYDRYNEDLTEYYVSEYLYVDQNLALKKAREELLKLNKKDADVYLALFLSHFAIDSLYYFEEEKKYLTEWKKAGGTNIAMIITSYDDDNAYSNKMKLVDYIIEAPSSLRAEKLVIDAYNNGFYKYIVKNEGYIDVFNENNYSLTSIVYDGTANIASLMIVPEIVNTNIINKYIRTYIKNRLTDDNINEYLAYYDLDTYDAYNGWNDLNLLEFKKNTFLIESTMNGPVNIHYYNPEFIKDNLYASFEEIKNYNFRLGNINNIESAKINLISTNDLKDYTKDSKFISFGKFNEEEYSDYVREAMYSRWSLYSPSFFLCDINNDGKEELMVSSEYHYTGGRGGVVHYTLLLKDNLEVDFDSEMGKLINNNDFQNLECIQKIYTEYGKNKMFLLNETANEALDIFVDNNEIKNAEHFNYITYSYHPKLEWKGSILDGVPEGALKTDASFDMSKAENASDKAIVSDRTLRMADKLISDTYFAKKATLDKQGQEELLEQRRSEIKAIQEAKGDIKAIEADMLKNIQ
- a CDS encoding GGDEF domain-containing protein encodes the protein MNDIIKVINILNDIPEPFSVDGIIKTFEASSKDFIKSFAVYFYKEGSEEARLWYTSKNKLVINDKKNNREYTLFARGNKFGYIIVNADKNKDEMEVLINYLSIILYSEKLSFLANRDKLTGLYNRGYIIKYLQEKETTNEIYSIVIVDLDKFKHYNDTYGHNIGDHVLKLISKVMKDSLKNIKYKSVLARYGGEEFIIVIDINNKNDLFNAMEEIRNSIIETDLSTEEYSLKATASLGGAIKEENTTLRTFINKADQSLYNAKETGRNKSVILDF
- a CDS encoding HAD family hydrolase, yielding MMRVAYFDLDKTILNKDSIFPFMMFYLKKNPSSIMHYIALIPYFLLFCLKIIDNQSIKYQIAHIFKNIDIEFGDKIGKEFADEIVPKLYYKDALDEIKKLKNQGYTLILVTASFEIYAKYIAENLGFDRCMGTELWTFRGKYTGYMYGKNCYGKAKRYRLFTEHFFPHHSDKNIAYSDSISDLPLFDFADTKVCVNPDNRLKEHALKNKDKGFTIVNWR
- a CDS encoding M23 family metallopeptidase yields the protein MKNNKFKYTKIRNNNNIISYMEDILFKIKSKFIKSNNIQRIRTTYVHSTRYTGNDKKNNIFLTIIKKFSLAVVSLSLFMILANFLIINMRHTSKEVVVEDKMLANNAYSKILDEISPEQVSYNTSSISEVPTVTSAVTLENATDIFYNSITSDNTLVGDGTIGMKYDEYIIEEGDNLTTISRKIGANLDTLVSVNKITNANRLRPGQKIVIPNRNGLLYTIKKDESIEEIAERYDVSLNRVLSFNKISDPNDIEVGDDIFLPGAKYTLDERIDKFGQMFSIPTTITRISSVFGYRVHPITGVRTKHMGVDIPGRLNTPVYAARKGKVIFAGYSGGYGNLVIVRHDKGYTTYYGHLNSITTRAGATVGVGVMIGRMGSTGRSTGSHLHFEVRRNGVALNPADFIPIKKFLRGRR
- a CDS encoding potassium/proton antiporter, with the protein product MNSSILLSSIIIILCIIVSKISVKVGVPSLLLFLVLGMVFGTDGILKIEFNDYKIAEELCTITLIFIMFYGGFGTNWKAAKPVAKQAFLLSFVGTFITSMITGLLCHYLLKLNFFESFLIGSVVGSTDAASVFSILRSRSLNLKDGLASLLELESGSNDPMSYMLTVIFLGLIGKTLTSPLAIAYMVFSQIVFALAVAAAVSFMAYNMLKRFRFPINGLDTIFVLAVALLSYSLSSVIGGNGYLTVYVVGIVLGNTKIKNKVALVHFFDGVTGLMQMVLFFLLGLLSFPSRILSVAPTSIYVALFVTLAARPIAVFAILTPFKISFKKQILVMAAGLRGAASIVFAIFVIVNNNSISYDIFHVVFFLAIISVLLQGTLLPIIAKKLDLVDSDEDVLKTFNDYVDDSDMELIQVKIPPTHHWVGRPIMEIELPEESIIVTVERGDSTIIPHGKTVIEQGDVVILNAKKTKYYDISLREIHINNRHPWKDKQLKDLNLPKNNLIVMIKREGGTVIPRGNTTIKYKDIVLLRDV
- a CDS encoding HAD family hydrolase yields the protein MIKNIIFDLDGTLADSISDIYNCVNTSLKHFNLQAISIEDTHKFVGNGAKLLIKKAVNKYSNNEEIEEEVYKFYIKYYEEHCVDNTKAYDGVYETLELLYNNNINMFVISNKPNKMAIKTVEKLNITKYFKAVIGDGVYPYRKPDVNIWHSLKKDYGLIEDETIMVGDGIPDYEFACNSSIKCLLVLYGITDKNILLELNNNYYLNSFNEIADYITKKKF
- the def gene encoding peptide deformylase is translated as MLRELVIYGDERLQKVSEKIEKIDDEILTLIDDMFETMYKERGVGLAAVQIGVLKRLVVISVPDFDDEEKPDFKLALINPEIIWHNDETESLEEGCLSFPEIRDDVARYTQIKVKYLDRDGNEQILEAENYIAKVLQHEIDHTNGISFIDRLESYQKRRLKRELKELRNNTVRGIKKVNNREMLKNS
- a CDS encoding Rpn family recombination-promoting nuclease/putative transposase, which translates into the protein MKDLDKLKQILNEPVTIENLNRINDYFVRYLFSHTGNENIALNFINAVFKDLNFETFQKIEILNPFNIAENYDEKESIVDIKATTESGITVLIEIQSRGNEDFIKRALYYWAYNYSSSLNRGSFYDELKPTVSINITNFILTDEDKVHSCYILKELNNNKILTDHCQLHFVELPKSNLKNISEIESLDNTHKEFISWVKFFKGEDMSILMKENTIFEEVERKCRTFVNDSPVMDKYKKREVDTYFLNKSMELDIRKAKEEGIKEGIKEGIKENQISMAKNMKKDKVDFNIISKYTGLSIEEIKKL